One Candidatus Syntrophosphaera sp. genomic window carries:
- a CDS encoding lipocalin family protein: MNYNLILTILLLVLGLSLAAKADKPVTTVKSVDLDRYLGRWYQQAFFPTRFQKADCGKVVTAEYSLGKKGRIRVLNTCWADEAATVVKSKANATAYAVDRSNSKLKVTFFWPFKGDYWIVKLDQKNYSYTVVSDPNREYLWILSRERAFDRVTYQEILDWLGQNGWDVKRLVFTGKLK, translated from the coding sequence ATGAACTATAACCTAATCCTCACCATCCTTCTCCTGGTCCTAGGCTTAAGTCTTGCGGCCAAGGCGGATAAGCCCGTCACTACAGTGAAATCGGTAGACCTAGACCGCTATCTGGGACGCTGGTATCAGCAGGCTTTTTTCCCAACGCGTTTTCAAAAGGCAGATTGCGGCAAAGTGGTAACGGCGGAGTATTCCCTGGGCAAGAAAGGCAGGATCAGGGTGCTCAACACTTGCTGGGCGGACGAAGCAGCCACAGTGGTCAAATCAAAGGCCAACGCCACCGCATATGCTGTTGATAGGAGCAATTCCAAACTCAAGGTCACCTTTTTCTGGCCCTTCAAGGGCGACTACTGGATCGTGAAACTGGACCAGAAGAATTATTCATACACGGTGGTCAGCGACCCCAACCGCGAATATCTGTGGATCCTGAGCCGGGAACGGGCCTTCGACAGGGTCACCTATCAGGAGATACTGGACTGGCTGGGACAGAACGGATGGGATGTGAAAAGGCTGGTTTTCACGGGCAAGCTCAAGTAA
- a CDS encoding four helix bundle protein, producing the protein MYSYTDFDLYKLSIKLVLEVYKATEDFPRQEQFGLSSQMRRSAVSIPSNIAEGSGRHTTKEFIQYLYMSNGSLSELETHVEISRQLGFIRDTANLVDHIKRIRPMILQLIKTLSNKLDKVDHKWVKTTN; encoded by the coding sequence GTGTATTCGTATACCGATTTTGATTTGTACAAGCTGAGCATCAAGTTGGTCCTTGAAGTCTACAAAGCAACAGAAGACTTCCCCAGGCAAGAGCAGTTCGGTCTTAGCTCTCAAATGCGCAGGAGCGCTGTTTCGATTCCCTCAAACATAGCCGAGGGTTCAGGCAGGCACACAACCAAAGAATTCATTCAGTATCTTTATATGTCCAATGGTTCTCTTTCAGAACTGGAAACCCACGTGGAGATATCTAGGCAGCTTGGCTTCATAAGGGACACTGCCAACCTGGTTGATCACATCAAGAGGATCAGACCCATGATCTTACAATTAATCAAAACATTATCCAATAAACTGGACAAGGTTGACCACAAATGGGTCAAAACAACAAACTAA
- a CDS encoding lysine 5,6-aminomutase subunit alpha, producing the protein MLKLDIDPGLIQRAREAAGRIAHSFDWLFEEYSSLTIERTVLRLLGIDGALKDGKPLPNVVVDHLQAKNALVKGAAIPVANAMLANNMSAQEVAEAVGRGELDLLEQPQAAPAEIFAVLDELSGRMLKHIAHQHETREAMFTRFGPRRVPAIYVIVATGNIYEDVIQAKAVASEGADIIAVIRSTAQSLLDYVPYGATTVGFGGTYATQENFRIMRAALDEVSETEQRYISLTNYASGLCMPEISAMGAIERLDLMLNDAMYGILFRDINPKRTLLDQYFSRMINAFAGIEIQTGEDNYLTTSDAVEKAYTVTASQLLNEQFALLSGMKREKMGLGHAHEIDPELENSFSYELAHALLTKELFPQAPVKYMPPTKFASGNIFKTHLMDAMFNFIGQLTHQGVQLLGMMTEAIHTPHLADRSLAIENAQYIFKAVKDLDENICLAPDSFVNRRANQVLREASDFLERVAQEGLFKAMANGEFADIKRPENGGKGLGGVFRKGDTYFNPFLDKMKQELGL; encoded by the coding sequence ATGCTCAAGCTGGACATCGATCCCGGATTGATCCAAAGGGCCCGCGAAGCAGCCGGACGGATAGCCCATTCCTTTGATTGGTTGTTCGAAGAATACTCATCGCTGACGATCGAGCGTACGGTGCTTCGTTTGCTGGGCATTGACGGCGCGCTCAAAGACGGAAAACCCCTGCCCAACGTGGTTGTCGACCATTTGCAGGCGAAAAACGCCCTGGTGAAGGGAGCCGCGATCCCGGTTGCCAACGCCATGCTGGCCAATAACATGAGTGCCCAGGAAGTCGCTGAAGCAGTGGGACGGGGAGAACTGGACCTGTTGGAGCAGCCGCAGGCAGCTCCGGCTGAGATCTTTGCCGTCCTGGACGAACTTTCCGGACGAATGCTCAAGCACATTGCCCACCAGCACGAAACCCGGGAGGCGATGTTCACCCGTTTCGGACCTCGCCGGGTTCCGGCGATCTACGTAATCGTTGCCACCGGAAACATTTATGAAGACGTGATCCAGGCCAAAGCCGTGGCTTCGGAAGGCGCGGACATCATCGCCGTGATCCGCTCCACCGCGCAATCTCTGCTGGACTACGTGCCCTATGGCGCCACAACCGTCGGTTTTGGAGGCACTTACGCTACTCAGGAAAACTTCCGCATCATGCGCGCCGCCTTGGATGAGGTTTCGGAAACCGAGCAGCGTTACATCAGCCTCACCAACTACGCCTCGGGCCTGTGTATGCCGGAAATTTCAGCCATGGGCGCGATCGAGCGCCTGGACCTGATGCTCAACGACGCCATGTATGGCATCCTGTTCCGGGACATCAATCCAAAAAGGACCTTGCTGGACCAGTATTTCAGCCGCATGATCAACGCCTTTGCCGGGATCGAGATCCAAACCGGCGAAGACAATTATCTCACCACCTCCGACGCGGTCGAAAAGGCATATACGGTGACGGCTTCGCAGCTATTGAACGAACAATTTGCCCTGCTGAGCGGCATGAAGCGAGAAAAGATGGGCCTCGGCCACGCCCATGAGATCGATCCGGAACTGGAGAACAGCTTTTCCTATGAGCTGGCCCATGCTCTGCTGACCAAGGAACTCTTTCCGCAGGCACCGGTTAAATACATGCCCCCCACCAAGTTCGCCAGCGGCAACATTTTCAAGACCCATCTGATGGACGCCATGTTCAATTTCATCGGCCAGCTCACCCATCAGGGCGTGCAACTGCTGGGCATGATGACCGAAGCGATCCACACTCCGCATCTGGCCGACCGTTCATTGGCGATCGAGAACGCCCAGTATATATTCAAAGCTGTCAAGGACTTGGACGAAAACATCTGCCTGGCACCGGACAGTTTTGTAAACAGGCGGGCCAACCAGGTGTTGCGGGAAGCCAGTGACTTTCTGGAACGCGTCGCGCAGGAAGGGCTGTTCAAGGCCATGGCCAATGGCGAATTTGCCGATATCAAGAGGCCGGAAAATGGAGGCAAGGGACTCGGCGGAGTGTTCCGCAAGGGCGATACATATTTCAATCCCTTCCTCGATAAGATGAAGCAGGAGTTGGGCTTATGA
- a CDS encoding cobalamin-dependent protein (Presence of a B(12) (cobalamin)-binding domain implies dependence on cobalamin itself, in one of its several forms, or in some unusual lineages, dependence on a cobalamin-like analog.) → MTKKAIIRPYGDTSGDGKMQLSFSLPVSPDAVGKEAARLLLKQIGFDDIEICAMRDLREGYTHFIAYAATSESVDTSKIRVKVVETPVMDLETTDEYIKEELGRQITVVGACIESDAHTVGIDAIMNMKGYNHRFGLERYQYFTAINLGAQVPSEELLRRAREEKADVILVSQVVTQKNIHIKNLTKLIELAEAEQLRDKMLFICGGPRISHELAIELGYDAGFGTGTYSTDVASYIAITLAAKNVKR, encoded by the coding sequence ATGACCAAGAAAGCAATCATCCGCCCCTATGGCGACACCTCCGGCGACGGCAAGATGCAGCTTTCCTTCAGCCTGCCGGTTTCGCCAGACGCGGTTGGCAAGGAAGCAGCCAGACTGCTCTTGAAACAGATCGGTTTCGACGACATCGAGATCTGCGCCATGCGTGACCTGCGTGAGGGCTACACCCATTTCATCGCCTATGCCGCAACCTCCGAATCTGTAGACACTTCCAAGATCAGAGTCAAGGTTGTGGAAACTCCGGTCATGGACCTGGAAACCACCGACGAATACATCAAGGAAGAGCTCGGCAGGCAGATAACCGTTGTGGGAGCCTGCATCGAAAGCGACGCCCATACCGTCGGCATCGACGCCATCATGAACATGAAAGGCTACAATCATCGCTTCGGATTGGAGCGCTATCAGTACTTCACGGCTATCAACCTGGGCGCCCAAGTTCCTTCGGAAGAGCTGTTACGCCGCGCGCGCGAGGAAAAGGCGGACGTGATCCTGGTTTCGCAGGTGGTCACCCAGAAAAACATCCACATCAAGAACCTCACCAAACTGATCGAACTGGCTGAGGCTGAACAGCTTAGAGACAAGATGCTGTTCATCTGCGGCGGACCGCGGATCTCTCATGAACTGGCCATCGAACTCGGTTATGATGCGGGTTTTGGAACCGGAACTTATTCCACGGACGTCGCGTCTTATATCGCTATAACCCTTGCGGCAAAGAACGTAAAAAGGTGA
- a CDS encoding T9SS type A sorting domain-containing protein, which translates to MTKYLSYSKCSLNKNMVQGGVMNALNAVLSGLMVIMIWSGLSAQMPQWIWADGVGGANNDVGLSIATDSEGYVYVTGRFYESVTLGSITLTSTGGNNVFVAKIDTDGNYIWAVSGGANMPKAMALDAAANVYITGWFNGTAVFGSHTITSAGAEDIFVAKLSSDGAWLWASSFGGTLNDNGFAIAVDSCSQAYVTGWFSGSIQVDGNTLTSYGLRDILLVKFDIGGGVMWAEHAGGTAYDEGYGIVLDAVGNIYLSGYFTGTANFGNSTLTSYGEADIFVTKLDSSGDFLWTRQAGSSFNDIGRGIKVLDATDIYLTGSFAGPDATFGDHSISSNNSSSDIFLTRLDANGNWLWVIGAGSGSSDTGYDLDIDSVNNIVTTGYFTGTATFGNNTLVSSGEKDIFAAAANSDGNWLWAAQAGGDYADDVGWDIAVDDACGIYLTGWFEGSPNFGDISLTSNGYSDAFIAKLSSGVDIDDESVAALPFASILYEPCPNPIHLENKVRIRADLAKGERGTLDVFNLRGQRIVQYNLGQGANVVNLDIRDWPAGIYLYQLNTGTSRIAKRLILLK; encoded by the coding sequence TTGACTAAATATCTGTCTTATTCAAAATGTAGTTTAAACAAGAACATGGTCCAGGGAGGAGTTATGAACGCGCTTAATGCTGTTCTCTCAGGTTTGATGGTGATAATGATATGGTCTGGATTGTCGGCACAAATGCCCCAATGGATATGGGCAGATGGGGTTGGGGGTGCCAACAACGATGTTGGCCTATCCATTGCCACTGACAGTGAGGGCTATGTTTATGTCACAGGTCGTTTTTACGAGTCTGTGACCTTGGGATCGATCACGCTGACCAGCACGGGAGGCAATAACGTTTTTGTGGCTAAAATTGATACCGACGGCAACTATATCTGGGCTGTGAGTGGCGGAGCCAATATGCCCAAAGCCATGGCGCTAGATGCCGCCGCCAATGTTTACATCACGGGCTGGTTTAACGGAACCGCCGTATTCGGCTCACACACAATCACAAGTGCCGGCGCTGAGGATATCTTCGTGGCGAAGCTGAGCAGTGACGGAGCCTGGCTTTGGGCCAGCAGCTTCGGCGGAACCTTGAATGACAACGGTTTTGCCATAGCTGTGGATTCTTGTTCGCAAGCGTATGTCACAGGCTGGTTTTCTGGATCCATCCAGGTTGATGGCAACACCCTGACCAGCTATGGACTCCGCGATATCCTGCTGGTCAAATTTGACATTGGCGGTGGTGTTATGTGGGCTGAACATGCTGGCGGCACGGCTTATGACGAGGGTTATGGCATTGTTCTGGACGCTGTTGGCAACATATACCTGAGCGGATATTTCACTGGTACGGCCAATTTTGGCAATTCAACCTTAACCAGTTATGGCGAGGCGGATATTTTCGTGACCAAATTGGATAGCTCTGGAGACTTTCTGTGGACGAGGCAGGCGGGAAGTAGTTTCAATGATATTGGGCGGGGCATCAAAGTGCTTGATGCCACAGACATCTATTTAACGGGCAGTTTTGCCGGACCGGATGCCACCTTCGGCGATCACAGCATTTCCAGCAACAACTCTTCCAGCGATATATTTCTTACCAGGCTGGACGCCAATGGCAACTGGCTGTGGGTCATTGGAGCCGGCAGTGGCTCAAGCGATACGGGTTATGATCTGGATATTGATAGTGTAAACAACATTGTCACAACAGGTTATTTTACTGGAACGGCAACTTTTGGCAACAACACCTTGGTTAGCAGCGGAGAGAAAGATATCTTCGCGGCAGCGGCAAACAGCGATGGCAACTGGCTCTGGGCCGCACAGGCGGGCGGCGATTATGCCGATGATGTGGGCTGGGACATTGCCGTGGATGACGCTTGCGGGATTTATCTTACAGGCTGGTTTGAAGGCAGCCCCAATTTTGGCGATATCTCACTCACCAGTAACGGCTACTCTGATGCGTTCATTGCCAAGCTATCCAGCGGAGTGGACATCGATGACGAATCAGTTGCGGCTTTGCCATTTGCTTCAATCTTGTATGAACCTTGCCCCAATCCAATCCACTTGGAAAACAAGGTCCGGATCAGAGCTGATCTGGCAAAGGGCGAACGCGGCACTTTGGACGTTTTCAACTTGCGCGGACAGCGCATAGTTCAATACAACTTGGGTCAGGGTGCGAACGTAGTGAACCTGGATATCAGGGATTGGCCTGCCGGGATCTATTTGTATCAATTGAATACAGGTACATCCAGGATAGCCAAGAGGTTGATCCTGTTGAAATAG
- a CDS encoding Hsp20/alpha crystallin family protein — protein MKIVPYRKGQELRPMGTMMSIFDDFFSRAFDEDAGEDNFRSMAMDIIEHDKEFEILANLPGFRKDDVKISVHDNQLLIEAKCAESREETKGTVYRCERYSGSYRRNLLLPENSDLAKISAKMEDGVLRLVIPKKEPSPQKEIVIQ, from the coding sequence ATGAAGATCGTACCTTATCGCAAAGGACAAGAATTGAGGCCGATGGGCACCATGATGAGCATATTCGATGATTTCTTCAGCCGTGCCTTCGACGAAGATGCCGGTGAGGATAATTTCCGCTCCATGGCAATGGATATCATCGAGCACGACAAGGAGTTCGAGATCCTGGCCAACCTGCCCGGATTCCGCAAGGATGACGTGAAGATCTCCGTGCATGACAACCAGCTTCTGATCGAGGCCAAATGCGCGGAAAGCAGGGAAGAGACCAAAGGCACCGTGTATCGCTGCGAACGCTACAGCGGCAGCTATCGCAGGAATCTGCTGCTGCCGGAAAACAGCGACCTGGCCAAGATTTCCGCCAAAATGGAAGACGGCGTCCTGAGATTGGTCATACCCAAAAAGGAACCCTCACCCCAGAAAGAAATCGTAATTCAGTAA